The proteins below come from a single Kitasatospora sp. NBC_00315 genomic window:
- the pglZ gene encoding BREX-2 system phosphatase PglZ has product MSTPVTTSAVRLNPGTVTQYLASQSGLAAGRRKAVLLRAAPEWDGTAELAWGERRARVAAAPSPLAVYELVLAHLTAGAQGPDVLVVLTDREESELGPDLLARVHKQRVNAVDTWDVVRQAFGAASADNRLLKDNWAAESLLDATPPAGWPQLPGGVLARPGALGSLALRRLGIGRFDPDRTEQGSAPDAGLDVPALLRWSLTPGGPDRFLALRAPERSGLAAFLGEEDQAGLTGRALLALVAAEHGPDAVAFGLVCAALWVHADAASAGAEDYRARGRVERWFGDEPPARGEALDALVTAFGRSCEEYVSILLLAGRTGFDDEAAAARRLTGAVLDRAAALTDQFGAGPAAEGSPVLAAGLEARLAAVGRALDGGDLTQLVHAVQAASEHRLAPGGPARTRVDRARMAQRLAQWLAGDPTTEVPTVAAGISRHVTETGWVDLALEHVEAGGDPDHVLKAAYDRLCASVRATRREVDRHFARTLAVWTEAGTDPGSMLTVETLLPRVVAPVVKAAERRVLLVVIDGMSAAIATELGAELREHWAEYDPSPRPSGSAAVGAEPSVAPQRRAVAAALPTLTAVSRTSLFAARLMTGTQADEKRIAPTHRFWGSETVTVFHKDDLRSDSGGATFGSALSEALSGDAHVAVVLNTVDDRLATEQKHGDGAWRLAQIGGLPDLLRFAAAQGRAVVLTSDHGHVVDRGRVKVDRENPLSARHRAPGGPLGDTEIVLSGPRVLSPQTGGEIVALWDADSRYTALKAGYHGGASLAEFAIPLLAFLPFGATPPKGWRELGNPEPAWWALAPDAARPGPAQPAAPKRPVKATRPAKPAAPGHDALFEVALAPAVDGDSLLTPTLVSAHDALVTSLLGSQIFRDQVELLARRPDLARVEKALQALLDAGGTLPVTALAQRINLLPVRADGFAAVLRQLLNYDSIQVLETLPDGRTLRLDTGLLRTQFDLR; this is encoded by the coding sequence ATGAGCACTCCGGTCACCACCAGCGCCGTCCGGCTGAACCCCGGCACCGTCACCCAGTACCTGGCCTCCCAGTCGGGCCTCGCCGCAGGCCGGCGCAAGGCCGTCCTGCTGCGCGCCGCTCCCGAGTGGGACGGCACGGCCGAACTCGCCTGGGGCGAGCGCCGTGCCCGGGTGGCGGCCGCGCCCTCGCCGCTCGCCGTGTACGAGCTCGTGCTGGCGCATCTGACCGCAGGCGCCCAGGGCCCCGACGTCCTGGTGGTCCTGACCGACCGGGAGGAGTCCGAGCTGGGCCCCGACCTGCTGGCCCGGGTGCACAAGCAGCGGGTCAACGCGGTCGACACCTGGGACGTGGTCCGGCAGGCCTTCGGCGCCGCCAGCGCCGACAACCGGCTGCTCAAGGACAACTGGGCCGCCGAATCCCTGCTCGACGCGACCCCGCCCGCCGGCTGGCCGCAACTGCCCGGCGGCGTGCTGGCCCGGCCCGGAGCGCTCGGCTCCCTCGCGCTGCGCCGCCTCGGCATCGGCCGCTTCGACCCCGACCGGACGGAGCAGGGCTCCGCCCCCGACGCCGGGCTGGACGTGCCCGCCCTGCTCCGCTGGTCACTCACGCCCGGCGGGCCGGACCGCTTCCTCGCGCTGCGCGCCCCCGAACGGTCCGGGCTGGCCGCGTTCCTCGGTGAGGAGGACCAGGCCGGCCTCACCGGCCGGGCCCTGCTGGCCCTGGTGGCCGCCGAACACGGCCCGGACGCCGTCGCGTTCGGGCTCGTCTGCGCCGCCCTGTGGGTGCACGCCGACGCCGCCTCGGCCGGCGCCGAGGACTACCGGGCACGCGGACGCGTGGAGCGGTGGTTCGGCGACGAGCCGCCGGCCCGGGGCGAAGCACTGGACGCACTGGTCACCGCCTTCGGACGCTCCTGCGAGGAGTACGTCTCCATCCTGCTGCTGGCAGGCCGCACCGGTTTCGACGACGAAGCCGCCGCCGCCCGGCGGCTGACCGGCGCCGTCCTGGACCGCGCGGCCGCACTCACCGACCAGTTCGGCGCCGGCCCGGCCGCGGAAGGCAGCCCGGTGCTGGCCGCCGGGCTCGAGGCCCGCCTCGCCGCCGTCGGCCGGGCCCTCGACGGGGGCGACCTGACACAGCTCGTCCACGCCGTGCAGGCGGCGAGCGAACACCGGCTCGCACCCGGCGGCCCCGCCCGTACCCGGGTCGACCGGGCCCGGATGGCGCAGCGGCTCGCCCAGTGGCTCGCCGGCGACCCCACCACCGAGGTGCCGACCGTCGCGGCGGGTATCAGCCGCCACGTCACCGAGACCGGCTGGGTGGACCTGGCGCTCGAGCACGTCGAGGCGGGCGGCGACCCGGACCACGTACTGAAGGCCGCGTACGACCGCCTCTGCGCCTCGGTGCGGGCCACCCGCCGGGAGGTCGACCGCCACTTCGCGAGGACGCTGGCCGTCTGGACCGAGGCGGGCACCGACCCCGGCTCCATGCTCACCGTGGAGACCCTGCTGCCGAGGGTCGTCGCACCCGTGGTGAAGGCCGCCGAACGCCGGGTGCTGCTGGTGGTCATCGACGGGATGAGCGCCGCCATAGCGACGGAACTCGGCGCGGAACTGCGCGAGCACTGGGCCGAGTACGATCCGTCCCCCCGACCCTCCGGCAGCGCAGCCGTCGGCGCCGAACCGTCGGTCGCGCCCCAGCGGCGGGCCGTCGCCGCCGCCCTGCCCACCCTCACCGCCGTGTCCCGGACTTCACTGTTCGCGGCACGCCTGATGACGGGCACCCAGGCCGACGAGAAGCGGATCGCGCCCACCCACCGGTTCTGGGGCAGCGAGACGGTGACGGTCTTCCACAAGGACGACCTCCGCAGCGATTCGGGCGGCGCGACCTTCGGATCCGCACTGTCCGAGGCCCTGTCGGGCGACGCGCACGTGGCAGTCGTCCTCAACACCGTCGACGACCGGCTCGCGACGGAGCAGAAGCACGGCGACGGCGCCTGGCGGCTCGCCCAGATAGGAGGACTGCCGGACCTGCTGCGGTTCGCGGCCGCCCAGGGGCGAGCGGTCGTCCTCACCAGCGACCACGGGCACGTCGTCGACCGGGGAAGGGTCAAGGTCGACCGCGAGAACCCGCTGTCGGCCCGGCACCGTGCGCCCGGCGGACCGCTCGGCGACACCGAGATCGTCCTCTCCGGACCACGGGTGCTCTCCCCGCAGACCGGCGGTGAGATCGTCGCGCTCTGGGACGCCGACTCCCGCTACACGGCCCTGAAGGCCGGCTACCACGGCGGAGCCTCGCTCGCCGAGTTCGCCATCCCGCTGCTCGCGTTCCTCCCGTTCGGGGCCACCCCGCCCAAGGGCTGGCGGGAGCTCGGCAATCCCGAGCCGGCGTGGTGGGCTCTCGCCCCCGACGCCGCCCGGCCCGGGCCGGCACAGCCGGCCGCCCCGAAGAGGCCGGTCAAGGCCACTCGTCCGGCCAAGCCGGCGGCGCCGGGCCACGACGCCCTCTTCGAGGTCGCGCTCGCACCCGCGGTCGACGGTGACAGCCTGCTCACTCCCACCCTGGTGTCTGCGCACGACGCTCTGGTGACGAGCCTGCTGGGCTCGCAGATCTTCCGGGACCAGGTCGAACTGCTCGCCCGCAGGCCCGACCTCGCCAGGGTCGAGAAAGCCCTGCAGGCCCTGCTGGACGCCGGAGGCACCCTGCCCGTGACCGCACTCGCCCAGCGGATCAACCTGCTGCCCGTCCGGGCGGACGGCTTCGCCGCCGTGCTGCGACAACTGCTCAACTACGACAGCATCCAGGTCCTGGAGACCCTCCCGGACGGTCGCACCCTCCGGCTCGACACCGGCCTGCTGCGCACCCAGTTCGACCTGCGATGA
- the brxD gene encoding BREX system ATP-binding protein BrxD, with product MSAEGTTRPTTVSAARRRDVIDALRRGAVPENGLDLLATGLGRFESALDAELDAVVSGASVFKAVRGEYGSGKTFFTRWLGERAKRRNFAVAEIQVSETETPLHKLETVYRRLTERLGTSSFPPSALRPVVDAWFYALEEDALAAGATEEQLPEEVERLLAARLSEVSRHAPSFAAALRGYRAALASGDERTAAAVLAWLGGQPNVAAAARRSAGVRGDLDHFGALGFLQGLLTVLRDSGHAGLFLVLDEVETLQRVRSDARDKALNALRQLIDEVHSGRFPGLYLVITGTPAFYDGQQGVQRLAPLAQRLATDFTTDPRFDNPRAVQLRLPGFTRDSLIGLGSTIRDLYAEGAGSPDRIKTLADDAYIADLADAVGGALGGKVGVAPRVFLKKLVGDVLDRIDQFEDFDPRQHYRLTVSAHELTDAERNLAAAGSADDIDLEL from the coding sequence GTGAGCGCTGAAGGAACCACCCGTCCCACCACCGTCAGTGCGGCCCGCCGCCGCGACGTGATCGACGCCCTGCGCCGCGGCGCGGTGCCCGAGAACGGGCTCGACCTGCTCGCGACCGGGCTCGGCCGGTTCGAATCCGCCCTGGACGCCGAACTGGACGCAGTCGTCTCCGGCGCCTCGGTTTTCAAGGCCGTGCGCGGTGAGTACGGCTCCGGCAAGACCTTCTTCACCCGGTGGCTCGGCGAACGCGCCAAGCGCCGGAACTTCGCCGTCGCCGAGATCCAGGTCTCGGAGACCGAGACCCCGCTGCACAAACTGGAGACCGTCTACCGGCGGCTGACGGAGCGGCTCGGCACGTCCAGCTTCCCACCGAGTGCGCTGCGCCCCGTGGTGGACGCCTGGTTCTACGCACTGGAGGAGGACGCGCTGGCGGCGGGGGCCACGGAGGAACAACTGCCCGAAGAGGTCGAACGGCTGCTCGCCGCCCGGCTCAGTGAGGTGTCCCGGCACGCGCCCTCCTTCGCGGCCGCCCTGCGCGGCTACCGCGCCGCCCTGGCCTCGGGTGACGAGCGCACCGCCGCAGCCGTCCTGGCCTGGCTCGGCGGGCAGCCGAACGTCGCCGCCGCCGCACGACGGTCCGCCGGCGTACGGGGCGATCTCGACCACTTCGGAGCGCTCGGGTTCCTCCAGGGCCTGCTCACCGTGCTGCGGGACTCGGGGCACGCCGGACTCTTCCTCGTCCTCGACGAGGTCGAGACGCTCCAACGGGTCCGCTCCGACGCCCGCGACAAGGCACTCAACGCACTGCGCCAGCTGATCGACGAGGTGCACTCCGGCCGCTTCCCCGGCCTGTACCTCGTCATCACCGGCACCCCCGCCTTCTACGACGGCCAGCAGGGCGTCCAACGCCTCGCCCCGCTCGCCCAGCGGCTCGCCACCGACTTCACCACCGACCCGCGCTTCGACAACCCCCGCGCCGTCCAACTGCGCCTGCCCGGGTTCACCCGCGACTCGCTCATCGGCCTCGGATCGACGATCCGGGACCTCTATGCGGAGGGGGCCGGCTCCCCCGACCGGATCAAGACCCTGGCGGACGACGCCTACATCGCCGACCTCGCCGACGCGGTCGGTGGCGCGCTGGGCGGCAAGGTGGGCGTGGCTCCCCGCGTCTTCCTGAAGAAGCTGGTGGGCGATGTGCTCGACCGGATCGACCAGTTCGAGGACTTCGATCCGCGTCAGCACTACCGGCTGACCGTCTCGGCCCACGAACTCACCGACGCGGAACGGAACCTGGCCGCAGCCGGATCGGCGGACGACATCGACCTGGAGCTGTGA
- a CDS encoding DEAD/DEAH box helicase, whose translation MSGAETPSAASASTADPLDRLDPVVLHHIVNTLGWPDLRPLQRAAIGPLMDGEDAILLAPTAGGKTEAACFPVLSAMAEQRWTGVSVLYLCPLKALLNNLVTRVDSYAQWIGRRAALWHGDTTESQRRRIRADPPDILLTTPESLEAMLIGIKTDHGHLLSSIRAVVVDEVHAFAGDDRGWHLLAVLERLQRITGRPIQRIGLSATVGNPQELLTWLQGSGAGSRSGQVVAPDLAATPAGTTGTQPAGEVELDYVGSLDNAAKLIASLHRGEKRLVFCDSRRQVEQLGAALRAREITTFLSHASLSAEERARSEQAFAEARDCVIVSTSTLELGIDVGDLDRVIQIDAPRTVASFLQRIGRTGRRAGSVRNCLFLATEDDTLLQAAGLLRLWGQGWVEAVTPPPEPRHLVAQQFLALTLQEHKLGDRLWSLEWNGLAPFDRSAEPILRHLVGEGFLDDDGGLLFIGPEAEQRFGRRHFIELTASFTAPPQFTVLSGRTEIGQTDPAVLTEERPGPRRLLLGGRSWQVTFIDWGRRRAFVEPADGGGIAKWSGNGIAGLSYELTRSMREVLLGADPPVALTRRAQARIQQLRDEEAPDSVHPAGSLVTRFGDDVRWWTWAGFRANSTLAATLSSVADPVQRPTDRYVRLREDLTAEMWQRARTSAGGSLVFPDVDRRAVKGLKFSAALPERLATATVAARLADFPGAAAALAEAVRLHVMRT comes from the coding sequence ATGAGCGGCGCGGAGACCCCGTCCGCGGCCTCCGCGAGCACGGCGGACCCGCTCGACCGGCTCGACCCGGTGGTGCTGCACCACATCGTCAACACCCTGGGCTGGCCCGATCTTCGTCCGCTGCAGCGCGCCGCGATCGGCCCGTTGATGGACGGCGAGGACGCGATCCTGCTGGCGCCGACCGCCGGCGGCAAGACCGAGGCGGCCTGCTTCCCGGTGCTCTCCGCCATGGCCGAGCAACGCTGGACCGGCGTGTCCGTGCTCTACCTCTGCCCGCTCAAAGCCCTGCTCAACAACCTCGTCACACGCGTCGACTCGTACGCCCAGTGGATCGGGCGACGCGCCGCCCTGTGGCACGGCGACACGACCGAGTCACAGCGACGCCGCATCCGGGCCGATCCGCCGGACATCCTCCTCACCACCCCCGAGTCGCTCGAGGCCATGCTGATCGGCATCAAGACCGATCACGGCCACCTGCTCTCGTCGATCCGCGCCGTCGTCGTGGACGAAGTCCACGCCTTCGCGGGCGACGACCGGGGATGGCACCTGCTCGCCGTCCTGGAACGGCTCCAGCGCATCACCGGTCGTCCCATCCAGCGCATCGGCCTCTCGGCGACCGTCGGCAATCCACAGGAGCTGCTCACCTGGCTGCAGGGCTCCGGTGCCGGCAGCCGATCCGGGCAGGTCGTCGCACCCGACCTTGCGGCCACCCCCGCCGGCACAACCGGCACACAGCCGGCCGGTGAAGTCGAACTCGACTACGTGGGCTCGTTGGACAACGCGGCAAAGCTCATCGCCTCCCTGCACCGTGGCGAGAAACGGCTCGTCTTCTGCGACTCCCGCAGGCAGGTCGAGCAGCTCGGAGCCGCGCTACGGGCCCGCGAGATCACCACCTTCCTCTCGCACGCCTCGCTGTCGGCAGAAGAACGGGCCAGATCCGAACAGGCCTTCGCGGAGGCCCGCGACTGCGTCATCGTCTCCACCTCCACTCTCGAACTGGGCATCGACGTCGGAGACCTGGACCGCGTCATCCAGATCGACGCGCCGCGTACGGTCGCCTCCTTCCTCCAACGCATCGGGCGCACCGGACGGCGGGCCGGCAGCGTACGCAACTGCCTGTTCCTGGCAACCGAGGACGACACCCTGCTCCAAGCGGCCGGCCTGCTCCGACTGTGGGGACAAGGCTGGGTCGAGGCCGTCACGCCGCCCCCCGAGCCCCGGCACCTGGTCGCCCAGCAGTTCCTGGCCCTGACCCTCCAGGAACACAAGCTCGGCGACCGCCTGTGGAGCCTGGAGTGGAACGGCCTCGCGCCCTTCGACCGCTCCGCCGAACCGATCCTCAGACATCTGGTCGGCGAGGGCTTCCTCGACGACGACGGCGGACTGCTCTTCATCGGACCCGAGGCGGAACAGCGTTTCGGCCGTCGCCACTTCATCGAGCTGACCGCATCGTTCACGGCGCCACCGCAGTTCACCGTCCTGTCCGGACGCACCGAGATCGGCCAGACGGATCCCGCCGTCCTCACCGAGGAGCGGCCCGGACCGCGTCGGCTGCTTCTCGGCGGCCGCAGCTGGCAGGTCACCTTCATCGACTGGGGTCGACGCCGTGCTTTCGTCGAGCCGGCCGACGGCGGGGGCATCGCCAAGTGGTCGGGCAACGGCATCGCGGGACTCTCCTACGAGCTGACCCGCTCGATGCGCGAGGTACTACTGGGGGCCGATCCACCGGTCGCATTGACCCGCCGTGCGCAGGCACGTATCCAGCAGCTGCGCGACGAGGAAGCACCGGACAGCGTGCACCCGGCCGGGTCTCTCGTCACCCGCTTCGGGGACGACGTGCGCTGGTGGACCTGGGCCGGGTTCCGGGCCAACTCGACGCTCGCTGCCACCTTGTCCTCGGTCGCCGACCCCGTGCAGCGTCCCACCGACCGCTACGTACGACTGCGCGAGGACCTCACCGCTGAGATGTGGCAACGGGCCCGTACGAGCGCCGGGGGGAGTCTGGTCTTTCCGGACGTCGACCGGCGCGCCGTCAAGGGGCTCAAGTTCTCCGCGGCGCTGCCCGAGCGGCTCGCCACGGCGACGGTGGCCGCCAGACTGGCGGACTTTCCGGGGGCTGCAGCGGCGCTCGCCGAGGCGGTCCGCCTGCACGTCATGCGCACCTGA
- a CDS encoding DNA/RNA helicase domain-containing protein, whose amino-acid sequence MLYRDSASAVAAEGLTGALFLRLIDQFVHKHGHRPSPGEIRSWEMSIPVLTNALLDAGLGKVEVLLEYSLPLNSKRADVILAGVHPGTGESSYLVVELKQWSGALPEDGEPLLCRVDSYARPVLNPIEQVRGYCDYLVSFNGALADHPERISGVAFLHNATEFGVQGLLEVEQSERGRLFTGDRRGEFLDYLRSKLGPVSGAGAADELLAGKVGPSKQLMAVAAAEVREREQFVLLDEQRVAYEIVLRAVRRARQSDHKEVVVITGGPGTGKSVIALSLMGDLYRRNITALHATGSSSFTTTMRRMAGARKREVQELFKYFNSFMTAERNGLDVLICDEAHRIRETSANRYTKAEHRSAKPQIEELIDAARVPVFLLDEHQVVRPGEMGTVDQIKAAAAAKKLECRVVELDSQFRCGGSDAYLRWVVRLLGLEAGGPVGWEPDGKVALEVVDSPQEMEAFLEARLAEKYSARMSAGYCWKWTKTIKPGDPLPLDVQIGDWSRPWNLFGDRSIAGAPPAALWATDPAGFGQVGCVYTAQGFEYDWSGVVLGPDLVWRTDRWVADRTASKDPVFRKSTGEAELNRLIRNTYKVLLTRGMVGTIVYSTDPETRAKLRELVRPGRVEQALQAAEVVV is encoded by the coding sequence TTGCTGTACCGCGACTCCGCCTCGGCGGTCGCCGCCGAAGGTCTGACCGGGGCGCTCTTCCTGCGCCTCATCGACCAGTTCGTCCACAAGCACGGCCACCGGCCCAGCCCCGGTGAGATCCGTTCGTGGGAGATGAGCATCCCGGTTCTGACCAACGCACTACTCGACGCCGGTCTGGGCAAGGTCGAGGTACTGCTCGAGTACTCGCTCCCGCTGAACAGCAAGCGGGCCGACGTGATACTCGCCGGTGTCCACCCCGGTACCGGCGAGTCGTCCTACCTGGTGGTCGAGCTCAAGCAGTGGAGCGGTGCGCTGCCCGAGGACGGCGAACCGCTGCTCTGCCGGGTGGACTCCTACGCCCGGCCGGTGCTCAACCCGATCGAGCAGGTCCGCGGCTACTGCGACTACCTGGTGTCGTTCAACGGAGCACTGGCCGACCACCCGGAACGGATCTCCGGAGTGGCCTTCTTGCACAACGCGACCGAGTTCGGGGTCCAGGGCCTGCTCGAGGTGGAGCAGAGCGAGCGGGGCAGGCTGTTCACCGGGGACCGCCGCGGGGAGTTCCTCGACTACCTCCGTTCGAAGCTCGGGCCGGTCTCCGGCGCGGGGGCTGCGGACGAGTTGCTCGCCGGTAAGGTCGGCCCGTCCAAGCAACTGATGGCCGTCGCCGCCGCAGAGGTCCGCGAGCGCGAGCAGTTCGTCCTGCTGGACGAGCAGCGAGTCGCGTACGAGATCGTGCTTCGGGCGGTGCGCCGGGCCCGACAGTCCGATCACAAAGAGGTGGTCGTCATCACGGGGGGACCGGGTACGGGAAAGAGCGTCATCGCACTCTCGCTCATGGGGGACCTCTACCGTCGCAACATCACGGCGCTCCATGCGACCGGTTCCAGCTCGTTCACGACGACCATGCGCCGGATGGCCGGGGCTCGCAAGCGCGAAGTCCAGGAACTGTTCAAGTACTTCAACAGTTTCATGACCGCCGAGCGCAATGGCCTCGATGTGCTGATCTGCGACGAGGCGCACCGCATCCGGGAAACCTCGGCGAACCGCTACACCAAGGCCGAGCACCGCTCCGCGAAGCCGCAGATCGAGGAGCTGATCGACGCCGCACGCGTGCCGGTCTTCCTGCTGGACGAGCACCAGGTGGTTCGTCCGGGCGAGATGGGCACCGTGGACCAGATCAAGGCCGCCGCAGCAGCGAAGAAGCTGGAGTGCCGAGTCGTCGAGCTGGACAGCCAGTTCCGCTGCGGGGGCAGCGATGCCTACCTCAGATGGGTGGTGCGGCTGCTGGGACTGGAGGCCGGCGGCCCGGTCGGCTGGGAGCCGGACGGCAAGGTCGCCCTGGAGGTGGTCGACAGCCCGCAGGAGATGGAGGCGTTTCTCGAGGCCCGTCTCGCCGAGAAGTACAGCGCGCGGATGTCGGCGGGGTACTGCTGGAAGTGGACGAAGACGATCAAGCCGGGAGACCCGCTCCCCCTGGACGTGCAGATCGGGGACTGGTCCAGGCCCTGGAACCTCTTCGGCGACCGCTCGATCGCGGGTGCACCACCGGCCGCACTCTGGGCCACCGACCCGGCCGGCTTCGGGCAGGTCGGGTGTGTCTATACCGCCCAGGGCTTCGAGTACGACTGGAGCGGCGTCGTCCTCGGGCCCGACCTGGTCTGGCGCACGGACCGCTGGGTGGCCGACCGCACCGCCTCCAAGGACCCGGTGTTCCGGAAGTCCACCGGTGAGGCCGAGCTCAACCGCCTGATCCGGAACACGTACAAGGTACTGCTGACCCGCGGCATGGTCGGCACGATCGTGTACTCGACGGATCCGGAGACCCGGGCGAAGCTGCGGGAGCTGGTCCGGCCGGGGCGCGTCGAGCAGGCCCTTCAGGCGGCCGAGGTGGTGGTCTGA